The bacterium region CAACTGGTGGAAGCGAACGGCGGAGCCATCTATGTAGAGAATCGCCGCGGGCATGGTTGCACTTTCAGCCTTATCCTCCCCAAGTCTGCTGCGAAATAAACCTTCCGTCTCTGGATAACGTCTAAGGTTGAGGAAGGAGTACATTTCATGACATTTTGTTTGTTCATTTTGTTTCTTTTAATGTCCCCGCAATCCACTCTTCAGGATGTTCTGGATCTATATACTCAAGCGGCCGGAGGGAGAGAAGCGATTGAAAAAGTACGTACTGTTGAAATGCATCTTACTATTCAAGAGCCTGAGTTTACCGTGGATGGAATCTATAAAGCGGATCGCAATATGCGGATGCGGATTGACATCTATGCGGGCGGGAAACGCGTTTTTACTGAAGGTTTTGATGGGGAAAATGGATGGCAGATGGGAGAGGATGGAGTTGCGAAAGATGCAAGCGTGGATGGCAGCGCGGCGCTCCGCAACGGCATCTTTTTGCCGGGAAAGCTTTTTGGACTTCATGAGCTGACTGCGCTCGGTCACCGGATCGATCATGAAGGGCGCCAGGAGATTGATAAAACTTCCTACTATGTTTTGAAACTGACGCTCGATAGTGGAATGGAAACCTTCCTGTTTGTTCATCCGGAAACCGGGAGGATAGAGCGAACCCGCGATGTGAAAGCTTTGCATCCTGATATCGACTCCACAAAAAAGTTGACCGAGTCAGCAAATTCTGATTTTCGCAAGGTCAATGGTGTGCTGTTTTCCTTTAAAGGAGTCCGAAAGAACCTAAAAACAGGGGAGACCGTTCAAACGACTACCCTCAAGGAAGTCAAGGTGAATCCCGTTTTTGAAGACTCTGTTTTTCTAAAACCTACTTCCGAGCGGAAACAATGAAAGCACATCGTGGAATGTGTATCTCGGTACCAGCTCGAAATTCTTCCGCAGCGCTAACCAGCGCTTCTGTTGCTTCCTTTAATTTTCCTGCATCGAGTTTTAGCAGAAGAGAACCCCACAGTGCGGAGGCCTCCAGCAGATGTTCGACATACTGCCGGCCAGTCAGGAAAACTTCGTTTACCAATACTTCTTTTTCAGTGGGTTCCTGAAATCCTGTCTCTTCCAGCATTTGAGCTAAAGCACCGCTTCTCGCGAAACGGTAAGGGCCGGGTGTTTCTGTATTCCCTGGCGGCAGATCATAGTAGCGCTCCAGAATTGTTCGTGGAAGTGGATTCTTTTCCTGTCTTGCCCATACGGATGCCGAAAACCACGCTCCCGCTTTGAGGACGCGCAGGACTTCACGAAGAGTATTACACGGAGCACTCACAAACATCAGGCAAAAGCGGGCGGTTGCGGCGTCAAAATGATTTTCCGGAAATGGCAAAATATCTACGTCACATTTCTTAAATTGTATATTTGTGAGCCCAAGGAGTTTCGCGCGTCTCATTGCGACTTCCAACATTGGTTCGGAAATATCCAATCCGGTTACTGAACCCTGGATACCCACCTGTTGCGCTTCTTGAATTGACGGATAACCGGAGCCGCATCCAATGTCCAAAACTTGATGTCCCGCGCGCACACCGGCGGTCTTTATAAATATTTCGTTGAACGAACGGTAGGAGGGCTCTAACCAGTCCTCCCACTTCTCCCATGCGGCAGCCACGCGGTCGAAGTTTGGACTTCCGGCTTCTGATGGATTGTCAGGCATATTCTCTTGATAATACTCTAAAGGCTACTTGAAACCTGAAACTATTGTATAAAGAAAGGAGGAGAATTAGATATGGAAATGAAGCAATATCTCATAGATACATTCAAATACAACGATCGGGCAAACAGGCAAATCCTTCAGTCGATCGAGAAACTGCCTCAAAAAGACCAGGCCATCAAGTTCTTCAGTCACTTGATTAATTCACAGAAAAAGTGGCTGGCGAGAATTATTGAGTATCCGAATAATCCCAAAATGAGCTGGTGGGAACCGGCATATCCGTTAGAAAACCTGGAAGTGGAATGGAGCAACAGCTTGCAGGCGTGGCTTCGGTATCTGGAGGAAAAGAAAGAAGAAGATCTTAATCAGGATGTGATTTTCATTGGATATGACGGTGGAAAGTTTTCTGCAAAACTTCAAGACATTGCGCTGCAGTTGAATTACCACAACATACACCATCGGGCGCAGATTCAGTCGTTGATCAGGGAACAGGGTCTTGAACCGGAATTCGTGGATTACATCGGAACCGTTTACAGGAAGCTGTAGTGGCAGAGCATTTTCCAAACGGCGTGTATGCGTATCTCCGGGTAGCTAAACTCCAATCGTACTCGAAGCTGGTTCGGCGTGAAAATGCTCTGCTATCATTGGAGACAAAGCAGAGCATTTGTTTGCAGCAAGAATGTTTGTGCTATGGCAATCATTTGTGGGGTAACAAGCTCATTCAAACTCCATGGCAAATGCTCTGCCACTACCACCTCATATTAGCCCTTTGCCACAGTCCAACAACCGTTCGTCCCTGCCTGCTTGACTGCTGAATCCGATGCTCATTAGACTTTGCCGCCTGATCAAAAACTCATGTTTTTCTCAACGGAATTCAGAGGGGTGTATGAACCGACTCTATGCAGTGTTGATTTGTTGTCTTATTTCTATTCATAGTTTTGCAGAAGACAGAGAAAATACATGGAATTCTCCCGGCATTCCTCCCAAACCGGGCGAATTCTGGAAAGTTCCTGCTGGGGATCCTCCGAAATTGAGAGATGCTTCACCACTGCAAGCATCGCCTGAAATCCAGAACAAATCGGATTGGCGATTGGCGGAGTTGATCGATTTTGCTTTGAGCACAGCGTACAGAACCAGGATTTCCTGGAATGAAGCAAAGGCGGCACAAGCGGAATACAGGAGCTTAAAAGGAGAGTACTTTCCGGACGTGACCTTGGGGGCCGAACTGGGGCGGATCCGCGCGTCCGCAATCGGAGGGCAATTTACGTTCAAGCAGGATACTGTTGAACCGGCCGCTACGGTGCGATGGGTTCTTTTTGATTTCGGGCGAAAAGGCGCTGACGTCGATGAAGCGCGGAAACTGTTGCTTGCCGCGAATTTTACGCACAATGCCGAGGTGCAAAACCTGATTCTGGATGTGCAGCGCGCGTATTATGGATACATAGGTTCGAAAGCGCTTTTGCAGGCTCAGGAGTCCAGCGTGGATCGTGCAAAAGCAGATCTGGATGCGGCCAGACAACGACATGATGCGGGTCTTGCTACGATTGCCGATGTATTGCAGGCACAGACGCAGCTGGCTGAAGCGGATTTTGCGGCGGCAACCACCCGTGGACAGATTCAAATTCTGCGTGGGACACTTGCGATTGCGATCGGCATTCCACCACTAAATCCGCAACTGGAAGTTGTTGATGAGCTTCCGCAGGATCTGCCTCTGGACGAGGTGTCGAAGGAAGTTGTCGCAATGATTCAAGAGGGCATCAAAAGAAGACCGGAACTCGCCGCGCTCCGGGCTGAAGCGCTGGGAGCTGAAGCGCACGCGCGTTCTGTTCGAGCCGAACAGTTTCCGGTGATTGAAACGAATGCAAGTGTCCAGCGACTCTACTATCTGGAACCTTCGGGATCCAGCAACAATTACAGCGCCGCATTGACGATTTCTTTTCCCCTGTTTGATGGTTTTTCGCGAAGGAACGATTATTTACAAGCGAAGGCAGAAGCAGATGCTGCGAAAGCGCGAGTCGCCAGTTTTCAGCAAGAAGTGGGTTTACAAGTATGGACCAGTTTTTTTCAATTGAACACATCTGCCGAACGGATCAAGGCTACGCGAAAACTTCTGGAAAGCGCGCAGGAATCGTATGAGGTCGCATCAGGCCGTTACAAGGAAGGAGTCGGAAGCATTCTTGATGTGCTGGCAGCTCAAAATGCTTTGGAAAATGCAAGGTCGCAGGATGTCCGGACTCGCACGGAATGGCTGCTGGCTCTCTCGCAGCTCTATCATGATATGGGCGTATTGGGACAGGAAAATGAGTTTTCTATTCCTTCGAATGCCGCCAAGGGTAACCAGGAAGTGAAGCAATGAATTCAATCAAGTTTACGATCGTTTGCATAGTGATCAGCATGCTGCCGGCTTGCTCCAAAGAAGAGAAGCAGGCATCGATGAAGCCGCAGCAAATGACTGTTCCGGTTGTCGTAGAAAAAGTTGTCCAGAAAGATATGCCTGTTCAAATTCAAGCTGTGGGTGCTGTGGAAGCTCTGTCCAGTGTGAGGGTGAAACCTCAAGTGGACGGCTTACTTCTTACGGTTCATTTTAAAGAAGGGCAAAACGTCAAGAAAGGGGATCTACTTTTTACAATCGATCCACGTCCGTTTCAGGCGGAGCTCGCAAAAGCGCAGGCGAATCTCACAAAGAACTTGGCTCAGGCCAAAACTGCAAGAGAACTCGCCACCCGATATGAAAATCTCGTGAAGAAGGATTACGTAACGAAGGAGCAGTACGAGCAAGTGCGCACCAATGCGGAATCTCTGGAAGCTTCTGTGGAAGCAGACCGTGCTGCTGTCACAAATGCAAAACTGCAGTTGAATTATTGTTCAATCCGGTCCCCCATCTTTGGACGGACCGGAAATGTGCAAGTACACGCAGGAAATGTCGTGAAACAAAATGATACTGAAATGGTGCAGATCCATCAGACGGACCCTGTTAACGTTACTTTTTCCGTGCCGGAGGAACATCTTGCTGAAATTCGAAGCCACTACGCAAAAGGAAATTTGCAGATTGTGGTGACCGATAAGTCCGGAAGCAATCCCGTCGCCGGTTCGCTAACCTTTATTAACAATGAAGTAAATCAGGATACGGGAACAATCGTACTGAAAGGCACTTTCAACAACACTCAAAACGTTTTGTGGCCTGGCGAATTTGCGAACGTCTCTTTGACATTGACAACGCGGACGAATGCGATCGTGGTTCCCGCGCAGGCGGTCGAGACCGGCCAGGATGGGCAATACGTTTACGTGGTAAAAGGAGATATGACTGCAGAGGTGCGGCCGGTTACCGTTGGCGCAACGGTGGCGCAGGAAACGATTATTGAACAAGGAGTTCAACCTGGCGAAACTGTCGTGACGGACGGTCAGCTCAGACTACTACCGGGCGCAAAAGTTGAATTCAAATATCGGGAGGCGGCGTCATTATGAAATCCCGTAGGGGCAGGGCTTGTCCCTGCCCGTTCAGGGTGACCACAAGGGTCGCCCTTACGATCAAGGAGGCATCATTATGAGCATCTCAGAAGTATTCATTAAGCGTCCGATCATGACCACACTGGCTATGATTGCTATTTTGCTTTTTGGAGTCATGTCGTATCGCTTGCTTCCTGTAAGCGATCTGCCGAACGTGGACTTTCCGACCGTCCAGGTTTCAGCGGTTTTGCCGGGAGCAAGTCCGGAGACAATGGCATCCGCGGTTGCGACACCGCTGGAGCGGCAATTTTCGACGATCGCGGGTTTGGATTCCATGAATTCCAACAGCGCGCAAGGAGTCAGCACGATTACCCTGCAGTTCAATTTGAGCCGCGATATTGATGCTGCTTCCCAGGATGTTCAGACGGCGATTTCACGGTCTGTGAATCAGTTGCCCCCGGATATGCCGAGTCCGCCCACTTATCAGAAAGTGAATCCAGCCGATCAGCCGATTATGTACATC contains the following coding sequences:
- a CDS encoding DinB family protein; the protein is MEMKQYLIDTFKYNDRANRQILQSIEKLPQKDQAIKFFSHLINSQKKWLARIIEYPNNPKMSWWEPAYPLENLEVEWSNSLQAWLRYLEEKKEEDLNQDVIFIGYDGGKFSAKLQDIALQLNYHNIHHRAQIQSLIREQGLEPEFVDYIGTVYRKL
- a CDS encoding efflux RND transporter periplasmic adaptor subunit, whose amino-acid sequence is MNSIKFTIVCIVISMLPACSKEEKQASMKPQQMTVPVVVEKVVQKDMPVQIQAVGAVEALSSVRVKPQVDGLLLTVHFKEGQNVKKGDLLFTIDPRPFQAELAKAQANLTKNLAQAKTARELATRYENLVKKDYVTKEQYEQVRTNAESLEASVEADRAAVTNAKLQLNYCSIRSPIFGRTGNVQVHAGNVVKQNDTEMVQIHQTDPVNVTFSVPEEHLAEIRSHYAKGNLQIVVTDKSGSNPVAGSLTFINNEVNQDTGTIVLKGTFNNTQNVLWPGEFANVSLTLTTRTNAIVVPAQAVETGQDGQYVYVVKGDMTAEVRPVTVGATVAQETIIEQGVQPGETVVTDGQLRLLPGAKVEFKYREAASL
- a CDS encoding TolC family protein, which gives rise to MNRLYAVLICCLISIHSFAEDRENTWNSPGIPPKPGEFWKVPAGDPPKLRDASPLQASPEIQNKSDWRLAELIDFALSTAYRTRISWNEAKAAQAEYRSLKGEYFPDVTLGAELGRIRASAIGGQFTFKQDTVEPAATVRWVLFDFGRKGADVDEARKLLLAANFTHNAEVQNLILDVQRAYYGYIGSKALLQAQESSVDRAKADLDAARQRHDAGLATIADVLQAQTQLAEADFAAATTRGQIQILRGTLAIAIGIPPLNPQLEVVDELPQDLPLDEVSKEVVAMIQEGIKRRPELAALRAEALGAEAHARSVRAEQFPVIETNASVQRLYYLEPSGSSNNYSAALTISFPLFDGFSRRNDYLQAKAEADAAKARVASFQQEVGLQVWTSFFQLNTSAERIKATRKLLESAQESYEVASGRYKEGVGSILDVLAAQNALENARSQDVRTRTEWLLALSQLYHDMGVLGQENEFSIPSNAAKGNQEVKQ
- a CDS encoding methyltransferase domain-containing protein yields the protein MPDNPSEAGSPNFDRVAAAWEKWEDWLEPSYRSFNEIFIKTAGVRAGHQVLDIGCGSGYPSIQEAQQVGIQGSVTGLDISEPMLEVAMRRAKLLGLTNIQFKKCDVDILPFPENHFDAATARFCLMFVSAPCNTLREVLRVLKAGAWFSASVWARQEKNPLPRTILERYYDLPPGNTETPGPYRFARSGALAQMLEETGFQEPTEKEVLVNEVFLTGRQYVEHLLEASALWGSLLLKLDAGKLKEATEALVSAAEEFRAGTEIHIPRCAFIVSARK